The DNA segment AATTTCTACAAGCCCATTTTCTTGGCCTACCGCTAGATGAGAGCCCGCTCCAATCCAGCTTAAACTTGTATACTCGTTTTCCGTGTCACATAAGTGCACAACATCTCCCGTATTATTGTCTGTTAAGAAAATCGATTTCCCAAGGGCAACAGCCAAAACATCAGTGCTTGACCAGTCTATCAAACTATAGTAGAAATCGTCCGCCAATGATGGAGCATCTAAAACTCGATAAGGGACCTTCGCTATTTGCCGAAATTGCTTCCCCGGTGATAATAACAACTGCTTAGAATCTGGCCTAACTGGCGACATCGAATCAAAAAACTGTGATTGTAGCAAGGAGGCTGCAGATAGTTTCCTGCCTTTGCGTTGTTGATAGGTCAACAGACTAGCACCTCTGACTGAATTGCTTGAAGGCCTCGTGACCTCATCTTGCTGTGATGTGAAAAGACGTCGAGGTGTTACCGGTGTAGATTGTGGGGAAAAATCTTCCAGACTAGCCCCCTCAGGAGGCGGAGTCGATACTCGCTCCAGTTCATGATCATAActatttgaattttccGTATGTACGATGCCCCCAGTAGATGGTCTTGTATTCTTAATACGATCTATACTACTTTCCGGACCTACTGTATCTTTACTGAGCATTTCGCCAAAAAGTTCATTCTTCAGTAAGGTATTGTACGTCTCATGTGCTTGCCTTTCCTTTTGGTACTCGACCTGATCTTCTGTGCTCGACGGATTAAGTGCTGGAACGCTTGCTATACTACTGATCGAGACGATGGAATTCAAATCTATGTCCGTTCGGTTCGGAATATATCTATCACCATATACTGTGGATGGTCTCGACCGTCTGGAAGGGGAGGATAATACTGAAGCAGATGAAGAGCTGGATATTGGCCGTTTCGAAACCCGCTTACTTTCAGAACCCTTAAGTGGAGAGGAAGAAGGTGTATTATTCATGAACGGGTTCAAGTTTGCAGACATACGACTAAACCAGAATATAGATtagaagaaagaatgacAAAGAGTGAAGCCAGGATGAGGATGCTCAATCTGGAAAGTAGTAAATCAATAACGTAATACTTCATCGTAGTCTTCACGCTGGAAGCGGtgcaaaaaaagtactttGTGTGGGATTTAAGTCTCTCTTCGGGTAATGTACCATTATATTCGACATGACAGGACAAGGCAAGACGGAACTGCGCGAACAGTGCAAGTCTTCTATTGAGAGCATTGATTACTGAAGGTCTGATCAGGTCGTTGACAAGTCCCTCTTTATTTCCATAAtctaaaagagaaaagctTGTCAATGTTGTCACGCTACATCTTCCTGGCCCTCGTTTTGTTGCCTTTCAGGGCTTCCGCATTCTATTTCTATGGTTATGGTGGAGATCGGAAGTGCTTCATGAAAGAATTGTCCAAAGATACCCTCTTAAAAGGCTCTTTCAATTTAGGGGTTTACGATGACAAGTTGGAGGATTATCCGCTTCCGAGTAGCAAGGATTACGGCATGATTATAGATGTGGAAGAAGTGTTTGACAATTATCATAGGGTTGTCCATCAACAGAGCTCACCTTCCGGAGATTTCACATTTTTGGCATTGGAATCTGGAGAATATAAAATATGTTTTCAGTCTcaggtgaaaaattgggTAGGAAAATCCAAAACGAAATTGGAGGTTGAGTTTGAAGTCGGCTTTGAAGCTATGTTAGATTctaaaaggaaagaaaccTTAAAAACTTTACATGGGAAGGTCAATGTATTGAATTCAAAGGTTATGGAAATTAGAAGGGAGCAACGACTAGTAAGAGAGCGTGAAGAATCCTTTAGAGATATATCCGAACATGTGAATTCTCGCGCAATGTGGTGGACAGTGATTCAAGTCATTGTTCTGATTTTAATTTGTATTTGGCAAATGAAACGTTTGCActcattttttatcaagCAAAAAGTCTTATAATCGTATATGTCGAGATTCAACTGACAGCGGACTTGAATTCATTGTGTTTTTCCCCATCCTATAATCTAATTTCAACatcatatatgtatatgtgCGCATTTTCCTTGCTTCGTGGGGCAGTGATTAATTGAGTATGTACATACATATTGACCTAAAAGCCATTGAGATGTCTTAGGTTATCTATATCTCTATTCTTGTATTTATTtaaaaagacaaaataaatatacaTGGTGCGTATCGTATATCCCATGTCAATCGTATTTTCCTTTCATAGTTGGAACAAAGAGCCTTCTTCAGACCATTGCTATTACAAATCTTCGTCCATCCAAGCTAATGTTTTATTAATGCCTTCTTCGATACCGACTCTTGGCGTATAACCTAACAACTTCTTAGCCTTAGCAATGTTATGATAACGGTATGCACACACAATCTTGACTCTAAATGGGGTCAAACCAGGTTCTTTACCTAGTAACTTGGACACCCATTCTGATAGGTAGCCAGCACAAATAGCAATTGGTCTTTTCAGAACAATAACATGCTTAGCAACGTGACCATCTGCTTTCCAAACTGTACGAGCCAGGGCCCAAAAATAAGTGGGGGTGTCGTTggtaatgaagaaagtttCACCAGAGACCTCTGTCCTTGTTTTTGGATCAAGCAGTTTTTGTGCAGCTAATACATGGGCGTCAGCGACATTTCCAGCGTAAGTCCAATCGAACAGATTGTTATTGTCACCAATTTGAAACTTTGATTGCCCCAATTTTGCAACTTGTCTAAGACCAGGCACCAATTGTCTATCCCCTGGGCCAAAAATACCAGCTGGGCGAAGAGCAACAGTGTAAAAATCATTGTCTGGGTCATTTGCTTTCAAGACCATATTTTCGGCGACAGCTTTTGTCTCATTATATGGATCCATAGGAACTTCTGGGATTGGCCAGGTTTCATCTGCATTGTGCACATCCTGCCCGTTGAAAATAACACCAGCGGAGGACGTATATACAAGTACATTGACACCACATTTCTTGCACATGTCTATCACATTACGGGTTCCCTTAACGTTCACTATGTCGTAAATATCTGGGTTTTGACCATGCATTGGAGATGCACAATGAACAACGACATTTGCTTTACTTTCATTGATAGCATTTTCCATATCATTGGGAGACGTCAAATCACCCTTATGAAATTTTATATCATTGACATTGAAAGTAAATTGTTtcgacaatttttcagGGAGATCCCTAACATCAAAAATGTGTATATCTGGTTTGGGattgatatcaaaaaattgctgGATTAAGTGTAATCCGAGGAAACCAGAGCCACCAATAATTAAAACCGACTCTATCTTTGACATGTTTATCTTTTTATCTGTTCTTTCGACCTAGGGCTTaaatttggatttgaaCAGATTTGATAGTTTATTAGTATAGGGTATTGTGTTTTATAGCTGCAACATCATCTTTCCTTGCACACTTATATGGGATTTTTTAAACGATACAGTTTTTCGAGTGAACAATAAACGATGAATGGGGGCTATCGGACCGAAAAACTTAAAATCCATAAACACCGAATAATAGAATAACCTAACAGGACACTAAGGAATCAGAAAGATAATTTGAATACAACAGCTATCAATATTAGTTTGGATTTTTGAACCTGAAAAACTTGCCGCTTGTAATATCGCAAGTAGCCAGTTTTTTCCAGGAAATATTCGTTCAAGTAGAAAAagcaatttcaatttccataTTTCGGCTTCTCAAATTACAATAAAATTATATCTTTcggaaatcaaaaacataataaaaaaattatagtATAATTCATACTAAAGATTATTTtactgaaaataaaaactgATAATTAAGTCTACTGGAAAATAATCACGTGACATTTCTTatcttttttataatataatataaatTATACTTaagatttcaaattatatataagtatagTTTAATTAGTTCTTCACCGTTCTCATAATTGAGAGGAAACTTGAGCAGCAAAGTTCCAAGAGGcacattcaaaatttgcgTAACATCTAAATTCATTGCTCAGACCGTTAGAATGCTCTGGGATAAATGTCGTGATTTTAGTGTCTGAATAAACCCTGGATATAACGTTAGACATTCTTTCACCTGTACAGCTAATGAGACGGTGCTTGAAGACTCCATTTTTAGTTTTAGAATGATCATTTGGTGCTAACAAAGATTTTGCAGTGATGGAGGCTGTTGCATATTTTTAATGGTAGGATGTTAGTAAGGCGAAGGCCTActgaaataaaagaatagaaaagggaaatttTGTTATAATACATACACTTTGTCTGGCAGTCCTCGTTCAAAAAGGGTGGGTCGATTAACAGTCTATCGACTTTGCCTTTAGTTTTGTCACTCAATTCAAGTGGTTCATTGTAATCGTAGAAAAAGAAGTGATCATTTCCAGCCAACAATTCGAATCTTTTATCATATTCATATAGATAAATATGCTTTGTTGGAATTTCACCGATAGGTTTCTTCTGAATAGCAGCATAAACGGATGGAGCACTAACGATTGCAATGACAGTGTTTTCATCGGCGCCTTCTAATAGCACATCTGCCAAAATTGCGGCTGTCTCGTCACTGTACCAAAATTGAGAGAGTTGCCAATCTTCCTTGAAAAGGTTTATcccttcctcttttttctttttctggaaGTCTTCATCAGTTTGGTCGTAAAGCTTTTGGAAAACTTCTTGATGCTTTTGTTGCTCTTTGTTAAATTCTTCAAGGGCAGCGAGGGCATTAGCAGAAAGTGTTCTGTTAATTTCAGTATAGTTAGTAATTCGGCCTTTTGTTACAAAAACTATTTTATACGTACAATTCATAGTCGGAATCTGAGTCAACGGTGGTCATTTTATCAGTGATTATTTTCGTTCATtaattatttgaaaatatttgacATACATCACAACGTTAGTTGTATTATTTCCACTCTGTTCAgttcagaaaatttttgaacgatTTAAACGGCATGTCACACAGCGAAgcagataaaaaaagaagctcCCGGGTGGAAACAAACATTACATGGGCACGTCAAACTATATATTCATTTACCGCTAAAATCCTGTAACAATCCCTAGGatcccatttttttgtaaaattatTAATATAATGTCAATAGGATATATCAGAAGTTCTTCTCATGGATTTcggaatccacgaaagggatTCGACAATATTGCATAATCTTATACTTATTTATTCCTTTATTTTATGTGTCGTCATTCgttgatcctattgcattagCAATCCTTGGGCTTCAGCTTCCGCTAACTCCGATGACAGTTTGAGTCTTATTTAACTGGTTTTCTAATTAGCGTCATCTTTTAAACACCGTAAATGATAATGTTCTAGCGATATGAATGAATGAATACATCGATTTTTTGTACTAGTAATTTAATGGATAGctgattattgttccaacaatacTACGCAATCTATGTTGTATAAAATAAATGACGATACTATATAAAGATATATAACGGTCACCAAGAATCATGCTGCATTTTGAAGGGTGAAATCTAAGCACCTTCGGGAGCGAGCTGTTAGCTGATATTCAGCATTTAGCGTGATTAATCTTAAGTGTATAAGAAAGTGCTATGCTATGAATCAAGCATGCGACATGCGGCTATTTTACCCAATGTTATTCCTACCATAAGCAGTCAAAGAAACTATTTCTTAAGGCTCATTTGGTGATGGACCTGCCAAATTCGTATTTGTCAACGTGTTTTTTTAAGTCGATCAGAGTGTTTATCTTTTTTAAAAGCTCTTCTTGTCTTTCTACTATGTCATGTGAGGGCATCACGGGACGAGAAGGTAGAGAAAGTTCTTGCAGGATAGCGaggattttattttgtagCGCAGGTTTAAAGGTTGACAGTTTTGTCGATCTTAGGTACACTCCTGGTGACAATTTTTCGCCATGTGTGATCACACCCAATGCCTTTCTTTCATCAGAATTAAAATCTCTCAATAAT comes from the Saccharomyces kudriavzevii IFO 1802 strain IFO1802 genome assembly, chromosome: 7 genome and includes:
- the CDH1 gene encoding Cdh1p (similar to Saccharomyces cerevisiae CDH1 (YGL003C); ancestral locus Anc_4.122) translates to MSANLNPFMNNTPSSSPLKGSESKRVSKRPISSSSSASVLSSPSRRSRPSTVYGDRYIPNRTDIDLNSIVSISSIASVPALNPSSTEDQVEYQKERQAHETYNTLLKNELFGEMLSKDTVGPESSIDRIKNTRPSTGGIVHTENSNSYDHELERVSTPPPEGASLEDFSPQSTPVTPRRLFTSQQDEVTRPSSNSVRGASLLTYQQRKGRKLSAASLLQSQFFDSMSPVRPDSKQLLLSPGKQFRQIAKVPYRVLDAPSLADDFYYSLIDWSSTDVLAVALGKSIFLTDNNTGDVVHLCDTENEYTSLSWIGAGSHLAVGQENGLVEIYDVIKRKCIRTLSGHVDRVACLSWNNHVLTSGSRDHRILHRDVRMPDPFFETIESHTQEVCGLKWNVADNKLASGGNDNMVHVYEGTSKSPILTFDEHKAAVKAMAWSPHKRGILATGGGTADRKLKIWNVNTSTKMSDIDSGSQICNMVWSKNTNELVTSHGYSKYNLTLWDCSSMDPIAILKGHSFRILHLTLSNDGTTVVSGAGDETLRYWKLFDKPKAKVQPNSLIFDAFNQIR
- the ERP6 gene encoding Erp6p (similar to Saccharomyces cerevisiae ERP1 (YAR002C-A) and ERP6 (YGL002W); ancestral locus Anc_4.124), producing the protein MLSRYIFLALVLLPFRASAFYFYGYGGDRKCFMKELSKDTLLKGSFNLGVYDDKLEDYPLPSSKDYGMIIDVEEVFDNYHRVVHQQSSPSGDFTFLALESGEYKICFQSQVKNWVGKSKTKLEVEFEVGFEAMLDSKRKETLKTLHGKVNVLNSKVMEIRREQRLVREREESFRDISEHVNSRAMWWTVIQVIVLILICIWQMKRLHSFFIKQKVL
- the ERG26 gene encoding sterol-4-alpha-carboxylate 3-dehydrogenase (decarboxylating) (similar to Saccharomyces cerevisiae ERG26 (YGL001C); ancestral locus Anc_4.126), whose protein sequence is MSKIESVLIIGGSGFLGLHLIQQFFDINPKPDIHIFDVRDLPEKLSKQFTFNVNDIKFHKGDLTSPNDMENAINESKANVVVHCASPMHGQNPDIYDIVNVKGTRNVIDMCKKCGVNVLVYTSSAGVIFNGQDVHNADETWPIPEVPMDPYNETKAVAENMVLKANDPDNDFYTVALRPAGIFGPGDRQLVPGLRQVAKLGQSKFQIGDNNNLFDWTYAGNVADAHVLAAQKLLDPKTRTEVSGETFFITNDTPTYFWALARTVWKADGHVAKHVIVLKRPIAICAGYLSEWVSKLLGKEPGLTPFRVKIVCAYRYHNIAKAKKLLGYTPRVGIEEGINKTLAWMDEDL
- the EFM5 gene encoding protein-lysine N-methyltransferase (similar to Saccharomyces cerevisiae YGR001C; ancestral locus Anc_4.127), yielding MTTVDSDSDYELTLSANALAALEEFNKEQQKHQEVFQKLYDQTDEDFQKKKKEEGINLFKEDWQLSQFWYSDETAAILADVLLEGADENTVIAIVSAPSVYAAIQKKPIGEIPTKHIYLYEYDKRFELLAGNDHFFFYDYNEPLELSDKTKGKVDRLLIDPPFLNEDCQTKSSITAKSLLAPNDHSKTKNGVFKHRLISCTGERMSNVISRVYSDTKITTFIPEHSNGLSNEFRCYANFECASWNFAAQVSSQL